A single genomic interval of Armigeres subalbatus isolate Guangzhou_Male chromosome 1, GZ_Asu_2, whole genome shotgun sequence harbors:
- the LOC134205385 gene encoding glutathione S-transferase 1-1, producing MKIYAVSDGPPSLAVRMALKALDIAHEHIPVDFGKGEHMTEDYAKMNPQKEIPVLDDNGFYLSESNAILQYLCDKYAPNSPLYPKDPKERAVVNQRLCFNLSFLYPQISAYVMAPIFFDYQRTPLGLKKLHIALGAFETYLSRTGTKFAAGDHLTIADFPLVTSVMCLEGIDFNTDKYPLVQAWYENFKQQYPELWAISAEGMAEIAEFEKNPPDLTGMDHPIHPIKKVAK from the exons atGAAAATATATGCCGTATCGGATGGACCACCGTCGTTAGCGGTCCGAATGGCACTCAAAGCCTTGGACATTGCTCATGAACATATTCCCGTAGACTTTGGCAAAGGGGAACACATGACGGAGGATTACGCTAAg ATGAATCCGCAGAAGGAGATCCCAGTTCTCGATGACAATGGATTCTACTTAAGCGAGAGCAATGCCATTCTGCAATATCTGTGTGACAAATATGCCCCGAACAGCCCCCTTTATCCGAAGGATCCGAAGGAACGAGCGGTGGTCAATCAGCGCCTGTGCTTCAATCTATCGTTTTTGTATCCGCAGATATCGGCCTATGTGATGGCGCCGATTTTCTTCGACTACCAGCGCACTCCGTTGGGATTGAAAAAGTTGCACATTGCCCTGGGTGCGTTCGAGACCTACTTGAGTCGTACGGGAACCAAGTTTGCGGCGGGAGATCATCTCACGATTGCGGACTTCCCGCTGGTCACGTCGGTGATGTGTCTGGAAGGAATCGACTTTAACACCGATAAGTACCCACTGGTGCAGGCTTGGTATGAGAACTTCAAACAGCAATATCCTGAACTGTGGGCCATTTCCGCGGAGGGAATGGCTGAAATTGCCGAATTCGAGAAAAATCCCCCAGACCTCACCGGAATGGACCATCCAATACATCCTATCAAGAAAGTTGCAAAATGA
- the LOC134205383 gene encoding transmembrane protein 199, translating to MSKLPIKDPSIKIIPSPAFRKFVVSRFSRDSLLPDTIRNICKNNLSACSTNNVDTSGKAVEFTDKEQKFLKEQNTANQTKDDVDDETLSIEDKSESPPPDILKSAANQSNTLTLSLNDLKWVHQALNRLRKDDPDVPYLHELMQDCELLLPENEIQERNPELEARCQKLRKQQEAKEYEAMTRNVDNVRTLMPQDTIAYQMKQINRQLIAVAQFIFSVAAGFAFGFIGIELIVGQLDFGFRLLLGIMIALVIALAEIYFLAKKLNEDYEQPPITKQPEPAELGKRKVVESIRITSKTAAKAKGKLHQD from the exons ATGTCCAAACTTCCCATCAAAGACCCGTCAATAAAAATAATCCCATCACCCGCATTTCGCAAGTTCGTCGTCAGTCGGTTTTCCCGTGATTCGCTTTTACCGGATACCATCCGGAATATATGCAAAAACAATCTATCGGCCTGTAGCACAAACAATGTTGACACTTCCGGGAAGGCCGTCGAATTCACGGATAAAGAgcaaaaatttttgaaggagcAGAACACGGCAAACCAGACGAAAGATGATGTTGACGATGAAACACTAAGCATTGAGGATAAATCGGAAAGTCCCCCGCCGGACATTCTTAAATCAGCTGCAAATCAGTCCAATACTCTGACCCTATCGTTGAATGACCTTAAATGGGTGCACCAGGCCCTCAATCGGTTACGCAAAGACGATCCGGATGTGCCATACTTGCATGAGTTGATGCAGGATTGCGAATTGTTGCTGCCGGAGAATGAGATTCAGGAACGGAATCCGGAGTTGGAGGCCCGCTGCCAGAAGCTTCGCAAGCAACAGGAAGCCAAAGAGTATGAAGCTATGACTAGGAATGTGGACAACGTTCGGACACTGATGCCGCAGGATACCATCGCCTATCAGA TGAAACAAATAAACCGGCAGCTGATTGCCGTGGCGCAGTTCATTTTCTCCGTAGCGGCCGGATTTGCCTTTGGGTTCATCGGCATCGAGCTGATTGTTGGCCAGCTGGATTTCGGTTTCAGATTGTTGCTTGGCATTATGATTGCGTTGGTCATTGCACTGGCGGAGATTTACTTCCTGGCGAAGAAGCTGAACGAAGACTACGAACAGCCACCGATCACTAAGCAACCGGAACCGGCTGAGCTGGGCAAACGTAAGGTGGTTGAGTCGATCCGAATAACTTCCAAGACTGCCGCGAAAGCCAAGGGTAAGCTCCATCAAGATTAG
- the LOC134205386 gene encoding transmembrane emp24 domain-containing protein 7, with protein sequence MKMSSSSTKRQNLLASGIFLLAFLGHRSTVDSVELTFELPDNARECFFEEIKKNQTATLEFQVVTGGQYDVDVQLVSPTQEILYKQVKTQFDSHQFTAQASGVYAACFSNEFSTFSHKLIYMDFQVGDEQPLPGIDEHSTVLTQLESSSQEIHKSLNAILDFQTHHRLREAQGRKRAEDLNERVLWWSLTETVAILVIAVGQVIVLRNFFSEKKPSQMSYSQFK encoded by the exons ATGAAGatgagcagcagcagcaccaaaCGTCAAAATCTGTTGGCCAGCGGAATCTTCCTGTTGGCTTTCCTGGGCCATCGGAGCACGGTGGACAGCGTGGAACTTACTTTCGAGCTTCCGGACAATGCCCGCGAGTGCTTCTTCGAGGAAATCAAGAAAAACCAAACGGCGACGCTGGAATTTCAG GTCGTCACGGGAGGACAATACGATGTAGATGTGCAGCTGGTCAGCCCAACTCAGGAAATTCTCTACAAACAAGTAAAAACACAGTTTGATTCCCATCAGTTCACTGCTCAG GCTTCTGGCGTTTACGCCGCTTGCTTCAGCAATGAGTTCTCTACGTTTTCCCACAAACTTATCTACATGGATTTCCAAGTGGGCGACGAACAGCCCCTCCCGGGAATCGATGAGCACTCGACCGTGCTAACGCAGCTGGAGTCGTCATCGCAGGAAATTCACAAAAGCCTGAACGCTATTCTGGACTTCCAGACCCATCATCGTTTGCGAGAAGCCCAAG GTCGGAAACGAGCGGAAGATCTGAACGAACGTGTCCTCTGGTGGTCGCTGACAGAGACCGTTGCCATTTTGGTGATAGCCGTCGGGCAGGTCATCGTGCTGAGAAATTTCTTCTCGGAGAAGAAACCCAGCCAGATGAGCTATTCGCAGTTCAAGTGA